A segment of the Oncorhynchus tshawytscha isolate Ot180627B linkage group LG06, Otsh_v2.0, whole genome shotgun sequence genome:
aagaatctcaaatataatttttatttgtttaacacttttttggttactacatgattccacatcaAATCaagttgtcacatacacatgtttagcagacgttattgcagctgtagcgaaatgcttgtgtttctagctccaacagttcagtaatatctaacaattcacaacaatacacacaacctaaaagtaaaataatggcaATTAAGGAATACATAAATATTATTagagtgactagtgttccattattaaagtggccagtgatttcaagtctatgtatatgcgGCATCAGCCTCTAATGTGCAGGGTTatgtaaccgggtggaagctgcctagtgatggttatttaacagtctgatggccttgagatagaagctgtttttcagtctctttgtctcagttttgatgcacctgtactgacctcgccttccggATGATAGctgagtgaacaggcagtggcttgggtggttgttgtccttgatgatctttttggccttcctgtgacattgggtgctgtatgtgtcctggggggcaggtagtttttccccggtgatgtgttgggtaGACCTgaagctcgctccactttcattttatccgctattgaaagCAGTTTATCCTGTAttaaatttgatcaattatttacgTTTTGAAATActtaaagttggattaggaaagttgtttgaaatgtttggacaaagtttacaggtaacttattagatattttgtagtcatgctgggtgagttggaaccggtgtttttctgaatcaaatgcgccaaataaattgacattttggggatataacgatggaattaatcgaacaaaaggaccatttgtgatgtttatgggacatattggagtgccaacagaaaaagctcttcaaaggtaaggcatgaattatatcgttatttctgagttttgtgttgcgcctggcgggttgaaatatgattgtcatgtgtttgtttgatggggtgctgtcctcagataattgcgtTAGTCATTAgagaaatctgacacggtggctagattaacaagaagttaagctttaattttgtgtattgcacttgtgaatgtgtGAAAGCTAAATATttctaatatattttttttttaattttgcgTACTGcattttcaccggatgttgtcaatcGATCCCGATAACAGGATTTGATCCATAAGAAGCTAGCTGATAGTAgatttaaggttagtgttaagtttaGGTGTTcatttaaagggttaaggttaggggaaggggaagggttaGTTAAAATGGTTACGGTTAGGGGAAGGAATAGCTAAAATGGTTACGGTTAGGGGAAGGAAtagctaaaatggttaaggttagggttagaggaggggttatctaacatgctaagtagttgcaaagtaccTAAAAAgttgttgaaaagttgctaattagctaaagttgtcagtgatgagatttgaacttgcCACCTTTTGGTCATGCTATACGCCTACCCGTGAAACCTGGATAACCCTActttcgtttttgccttaagtaaccatctgtcttatgtgaCCATACCAAACGTGACATATCAGAATAATTTTAGCGTCCaggatttacgtttactatgtcacctctagtctatgagaccaggctgctggAGACGTGTGTCCACAATGATGAAATCATAGCCATTGAACCTATTGTTTATCATCACATACTTCCTCATTAACAGGCATGCATTAATTGTTGGTTATGTTAAAGATATCCATTACAAATGTTAAATGGTGCACTTTGCTACCTGTTCCTTAACCAATAGTGTATATCACATGCAAAAATGGATGGGTTTTCCATGTCAAAACGTGTCTTAAAACGTACTGAAAAGGGTAAATCTTTTCTAAAGATTTCTTGATTTATATATCCAGACAATACTAATCAAATTTGAATTTTGATTATACAATATTGCAGAATGGGAACATCTTGTTATTATACTTATACATTTACAAAACGAAATTCAGAGTAATCTAATAAATGTCAGTTCATGGAATGCGTGGCAAAATAGCTTCTTCATTTATTTTTTGGAGAGATTTTGTTAGATTTCTATAAATTGACAAAATAATCATATTGACTAAATAATTTGGCTGTTATTAAAAACATAAACAACAAAATGGTCCTTTCTACTCCAAAAGGACCTTTCTGCTTCTTTTCCAGTAGAGGGCTCACTCATAGAACTCTAGTTCCTATGAGGTCTCTAGTCTAATCTTACTTTACGAAATCCAGGTTTTTAATATGATTTTGCAATGCATATTATACGTTTTTGTATTGTCACCAGGaacaataataatgataataaaaaataatattaagAATATAAAAAATGAATAGTTCTGCATAATCATTATCATCACCGTAATAACGATCACAATCATAAGTGTATAAGCATAATCATAACAATGAAGTTCAACTTTCCACTCAACTTAGGCGAATTTATGTGTGAAAATCTCTATGTTAAAGAAAATAAAACAGTTTTTAGTATTTAGACTTTTTTGTCTTGGGCCTTTGAAACAAAGCCTTTGCATAGTTTACCCCCTCCCCAAACGCACAGAGGTCCAGGTTGACATGTGACGTCACTCTGCGCGTGGGACATTGctcttctcttcccacctctcaaTCGAGGAATAGAAGTTAGCAGTCAACCAGGAACGGGACCGGGCAGTCTTCCACTCAATTTCTTAATCTATCGGCCTGCACTATCCCTCCTGTATGGTGGATATTATATTAAATTCTTCTTTCTTGGGTGATATGGGGGATCATTCCAAAAGTAAGTAAACATTCGTGTCCCTATTTTAATTTTGACCCAGGCACATTTAAGATTGATTTGATCGTTAACAATATTGGGCTATTATTGGAACATTTCacgatttttttgtttgttgcattgGTCAATTTCGATAACTGAAAAGGGTGATGTGAATACATCTTAGGTCTACGGTCAGTTATACCCGTATATAGCTACGGCCCTTCGTTCTGGAAATGACAAGGATAACAAAACAGGACACGACACGGTTGCATGCTGCAGAGTGGACACTGGACGAACATGCGGGGATTTAGCGAGTATATCTGGTGATTACATTGGTGTAGGTGGTGGTAGCATTAATATACTGTGCATTCGACAGAGAAGTCTGGAATCGCAATGTGTGTGGGCTGTGGGAGTCAGATCCACGACCAGTATATCCTACGGGTCGCCCCGGACCTGGAGTGGCATGCTGCGTGTCTGAAGTGCTCGGAATGCAGTCAGTACCTGGATGAGACGTGCACTTGCTTCGTCCGAGATGGCAAAACATACTGCAAAAGAGATTATGTAAGGTAGGAGTTGACTAAATTTCCTCACTGACGTGATTTCAGAGCTTTGGAATTTCCAAAGGCCCCAATTGTGAAAGAAATTGTAGTTTGGCCTACTGAAGTGGAAATGTATGAGAAATTGTTCAAACTGCTTGTTGACACTAAACAGTATCCACATGACGGAGAATAGCACAACCTAGTCAAAGTTTCTGGTTTATTTggtaaaaatacaataaaaaaaggTCGACTTGTGTCGTAGGCTATTCGTCTCCTTCATCTGACTAAATTGCATGTTTTTGTTATGCATTATAAGGTATTGAGACCAATGTTCCTATGTCCTTTTCAGATTATTTGGGATTAAATGTGCAAAATGTAACATTGGCTTCTGCAGCAGTGATCTGGTGATGAGAGCTCGTGACAACGTTTACCACATGGAGTGTTTTAGGTGCTCGGTGTGCAGCCGGCAGCTTGTGCCGGGGGATGAGTTCTCTCTGCGGGACGAGGAGCTGCTCTGTCGGGCTGATCACGGGTTACTTCTGGAACGGGCCTCAGCGGGAAGCCCCATTAGTCCGGGAAATATTCTCTCCAGGTCTTTTCATATTGCTGGTCAGTGAACGAATAATggtggtaataataataataacgagagtataatattaatattaacgTTAATAACAACAAAAGGATatagcataataataataatagtaaaatatattttttaataataagTTATTATTATACTTGTCtgcaacatgttcctttcactgATCAAGTGTGCAGACTTTTAAGCCTATAGGTTTATTACATTACTTTCATTGGTAGACTAAACATTAATTAAAACATATTGGGTGTTGTTTGTATCTATTAAGTTGTTAAAGCTATTAGACTAAAGTGTATGTCAATTCGTTTATTTTGAAAACAATAAGGTAACATTTTGGCTGTGTAAAGGGGGTATGCTGCAATGGTCGATATATTTTTGTTAATTCAAATACTGAAAGTTTTGAGTTTGTAGGTGTGAAGttagaaaaatacagaataaaagACGTCGATCGAAATATGATtctacaacaaaaaataaattcatgttaaatGGGAAGcattttaaattgtatttgtaaTTCACAAAATGTTTTTGATTTAATATTTGAAGGGATATTCAAATATTGTATAGCCTGTTTAATTAAAGTTTACCAAAGAATCTTATCAATTATCACGAAATTACATGATCgtcgttattattatttttggttGAGTACATCTTCACTGAGGAATGTGGGTGTTTTTTAtgattgtttttttctttttctttgtgaGTTTCCTATGCTCCTGCCTTGATTGTGTAATTACTAGGGAGAAGTAGGCAGAATAAGTGTATCTATCATCAGTTATGATTGCTTTTCTAAATTTGGCTCAGTCAGTGGAAATGACATTTCAAAGATATTTCCTTTTGAATATTTGTCCCACAGATCCTGTGTCAGTTCGACAGCCTCCTCATCGGAACCACGTCCACAAGCAGTCAGAGAAAACCACTCGGGTGCGAACAGTATTGAACGAGAAGCAGCTTCATACCCTTCGGACCTGTTACAATGCCAACCCAAGACCAGACGCTCTTATGAAAGAACAATTAGTAGAGATGACCGGTCTTAGCCCAAGGGTCATCAGAGTTTGGTTTCAGAACAAACGTTGTAAAGACAAGAAGAGAACTATATTCATGAAGCAACTTCAACAACAGCATCACATCGATAAAACTGTAAGTTCATTTAGACATTCTAATGCAACATAAACTAAAAATAAAGGTATTATTTAATAGGGCGTGCCAAATAAAATGTAATGAAtgcatatttttatttaactaggcagttaagaacacatttttacttacaatgatggcctacgaatagtggtttaactgccttgttcaggagcagaacgtcagctttttaccttgtcagactccggtggcccaatgctctaaccactaggctacctgccgaccatATTGCACTTTGAATGTTGAGAAAACCAGATGGATGGTGGTGAGATGTTTGTTGTGATACATTTTATCTGTAGAATCTTCAGGGGCTGACGGGTACACCTATGGTGGCAGGCAGTCCAATTCGACACGACAATACGGTCCTAGGGAACCCAGTAGAGGTGCAGACTTACCAGCCCCCCTGGAAGGCCCTGAGCGAGTTCGCCTTGCAGAGTGACCTGGACCAGCCCGCTTTCCGGCAGTTggtaggcacacacacaatcattttGCAATAAATGTATGTTCATTAAAATATCATCCACTCGATCACTGAATGGCCAATCTCGATTCAGATGAGAGAATGCGATTTTATTCAGTCAAATATTTCTAAATTAAATAAATGCTTTTCAGCATCAAATTCGAAGGCTGGTCGATTACATGAATATTCATATTGGCCTAATATTTGCATTGGACTTCATCGAAACATAAGGGTCAATATCAATATGCAATATTGAGAGAAGAAAAACGCTAATTAAAACAATCGTTTCCATCGCAGGTGTCTTTTTCTGAATCGGGCTCCATGGGTAACTCCTCCGGCAGTGATGTGACCTCCTTGTCGTCGCAGTTGCCGGACACCCCGAACAGCATGGTACCAAGTCCGATGGACACGTGAGACCAGCCCAACAGTGACGCTTCGAACTCCAGCATGCTCCCGCGTGCTCTGCATGAGAATTGGCTAGTTAACAGCTTTGAGAGGAAAAGGATTTAATCTTATTTAAAGAACAATAACGCTGGATTTGTCTATGAGGATGCACCATTTATTCACGGAGGGACCGGTCTGCATTGCTCAGGATCGGATGAATTTTAAGTTACCAGCCAGTGACAACCAAGGGCTATAACTAAAGCGGAGGCTGAGCCTCGGATCTTACCTACATGGTTGGACATAGCCTACGTGAGGATTATATCTACAAACATTCAACTTTATTATGATTCGCTAGCTTGTAAAGATGAACATATCAGAACATTATCCATAGTGGCCAACAGTTGTATAGTTTCATCTATGTAAGTTTCCTATGTCGGGTTGCGACCATGACTCTGTAGATGTGCATGATTTCTAGAGATGATTTAAAATCAAACCCTGTAAAATATTGTAATTAAGTGGATGGGATACAGATTGTGGAACCTTTCAAGAAAAAGTAAGTTATTGATATTTATTATGCGAAAATGTAGGCTATCGTAATAAACCCATATGAACGGTTTCATGTCTAATGAACTCTGCATGTGAAATCTCATAGATGCAGTAATTCAATCAAATATTAACTGAAATTTCAAATGGACAAAATAAATCGCTATGTATTTATGAAACGGCTATTTCATGGTGGTTTTGCGTTGCCATAAACCTATGGGCTTAATCTAAACTATGTAGCCAGGGTGAAAAACGTTTGAGATGTAATAGGCCTATAGAATCTCAAATTAATTTCGAACCATCCAAAATAAATCACTGTGATGTCATTTAAGACCACAATCTTTCACAGAATCGCGTTAGTCATTAGAGAAAATCAATTTGATGGAAGCTATCATTTTAATGGCATATTCAAAAATCGTTAACGCAAACAGAATCACAGTTGGTCAAATGCAAGCATTTCTACGTTGAGGCCTGTTTGTTAAATACAATTGAGGATAACATATTGTTTATTTAATTGTCCTCCACATATGGATTTGCGATGTGATCATTCCAGTTTCACTTGTAAAGTCACAAGTCTAGACAGAGGACAGGGCTCGGCGGCTTCTTATCTACGCTTGGCATCATCTGCAAACGATACATTGAATGGAACCACAAcaaacccacctctctctgtcgctgGAGTCTGTGCTGAAGGGGACTCCCACCCTGCAAACGCATACTGGCATGTCTTGGGTTTATTTTCCTTCCAGGCAAAATCCTGGATAGCCTCTGGACAAGGAGTGCAGGTCAAGATACTGACGACATACTAGACCTCAACAATTTGTTGTTGTGGATGAACTTTCTGATCAGAGGACGCAACAGCATTCTAACCTCTTAAATCACGATCGGAAACATGATCAGTCTTTCAGCACAGTACATAGTAGTCCTAGCTAGGTCTCTTTATGTGACTTCTGGCATCAAATCAAAAAGCCATTAGGCCTATCCTGCCATGcatagtcttttatgtccaataaTTGTAGCTATGCAACAGTAGCCTACTGACCAACAAATTCTGCCCTTGTACCCCACCTAATCTTTCCTCTGGAAATATTTCATCGTGGTTAGAAGGCATTTTAGAAACAAAGCATAGATTTGAGATACAGGCCTAATCAAATTATTTTCCCCTTAAACATAATATATACACATTCATATTCACTTGATAAATATTTTGCATATAAGGAAGGCAATGTCTAGAATAAAAGTTTATAACTTTCAAAGTCGCACAGAAAATAACAGCATCCATAGGCCTCAAATTTTGGAATTGCTTTATCCATTAGCCTTGCTATAGGCCTAGATAGGCTATGTAGTTAGTTGTATTGTTGCATATTTCTGTCATTTACACAACTCATTAATTCGTCCATAAAGCCATTTAAGAGGGGGGTTTGCAAGACAACTGGCAAATAAATAAAGTGCGTAATGCTTATATGTCTTTTGGCACGTCAGATCATGGTTTTACAGTTATCTAATTTCCATTTGATCAGATAATTATATAGTATGGAAATCTGCAGTTCACAATCAGCCATTTAGCTGTATCTGATAGACATTAGTCCAAACAACAGCCAACATTCGTTAATCCACTGTTGCGCTCTGAGCGGCAGAATGAAAATAGATGCT
Coding sequences within it:
- the LOC112252403 gene encoding insulin gene enhancer protein ISL-2B isoform X2, which gives rise to MRRALASSEMAKHTAKEIILFGIKCAKCNIGFCSSDLVMRARDNVYHMECFRCSVCSRQLVPGDEFSLRDEELLCRADHGLLLERASAGSPISPGNILSRSFHIADPVSVRQPPHRNHVHKQSEKTTRVRTVLNEKQLHTLRTCYNANPRPDALMKEQLVEMTGLSPRVIRVWFQNKRCKDKKRTIFMKQLQQQHHIDKTNLQGLTGTPMVAGSPIRHDNTVLGNPVEVQTYQPPWKALSEFALQSDLDQPAFRQLVSFSESGSMGNSSGSDVTSLSSQLPDTPNSMVPSPMDT
- the LOC112252403 gene encoding insulin gene enhancer protein ISL-2B isoform X1, with protein sequence MVDIILNSSFLGDMGDHSKKKSGIAMCVGCGSQIHDQYILRVAPDLEWHAACLKCSECSQYLDETCTCFVRDGKTYCKRDYVRLFGIKCAKCNIGFCSSDLVMRARDNVYHMECFRCSVCSRQLVPGDEFSLRDEELLCRADHGLLLERASAGSPISPGNILSRSFHIADPVSVRQPPHRNHVHKQSEKTTRVRTVLNEKQLHTLRTCYNANPRPDALMKEQLVEMTGLSPRVIRVWFQNKRCKDKKRTIFMKQLQQQHHIDKTNLQGLTGTPMVAGSPIRHDNTVLGNPVEVQTYQPPWKALSEFALQSDLDQPAFRQLVSFSESGSMGNSSGSDVTSLSSQLPDTPNSMVPSPMDT